The following proteins are encoded in a genomic region of Mesoplodon densirostris isolate mMesDen1 chromosome 12, mMesDen1 primary haplotype, whole genome shotgun sequence:
- the LOC132500376 gene encoding trace amine-associated receptor 1, producing MMSFCHNIINISCVKSSWSNDVRASLYSLMVLIILTTVVGNLIVIISISHFKELHTPTNWLIHSMATVDFLLGCLVMPYSMVRSIEHCWYFGEIFCKIHTSTDIMLSSASIFHLSFISIDRYYAVCDPLRYKTKINILVIFVMIFISWSIPALFAFGMIFLELNFKGAEETYYKHIHCIGCCSVFFSKTSGVLAFMTSFYIPGSIMICIYCRIYFIAKGQARSINDANQKFRIGLEEKNGISRSKERKATKTLGIVMGVFLTCWCPFFVCTVMDPFLDYTIPPILNDALIWFGYLNSTLNPMVYAFFYPWFRRALKMILFGKIFQKDSSRCKLFLELNP from the coding sequence ATGATGTCCTTTTGCCACAATATAATTAATATCTCCTGTGTGAAAAGCAGCTGGTCAAATGACGTCCGTGCTTCCCTGTACAGTTTAATGGTGCTCATAATTCTGACCACAGTGGTTGGCAATCTAATAGTTATTATTTCTATATCACACTTCAAGGAACTTCATACCCCAACTAATTGGCTCATTCATTCCATGGCTACTGTGGACTTTCTGCTGGGGTGTCTGGTCATGCCTTATAGTATGGTGAGATCCATTGAGCACTGCTGGTATTTTGGAGAAATCTTCTGCAAAATTCACACCAGCACTGATATTATGCTGAGCTCAGCATcaatttttcatttgtctttcattTCCATTGACCGTTACTATGCTGTGTGTGACCCACTGAGATACAAAACTAAGATCAACATCTTGGTTATTTTTGTAATGATCTTCATTAGTTGGAGTATTCCTGCTCTTTTTGCATTTGGAATGATCTTTCTGGAGCTAAACTTCAAAGGAGCTGAAGAGACGTATTACAAACACATTCACTGCATAGGGTGTTGCTCTGTCTTCTTCAGCAAAACATCTGGGGTTCTGGcctttatgacttctttctatATACCTGGCTCTATTATGATATGCATCTATTGTAGAATATATTTCATAGCGAAAGGGCAGGCAAGATCAATTAATGATGCAAATCAGAAGTTTCGAATTGGGttggaagagaaaaatggaatttcacgaagcaaagaaaggaaagctACGAAGACTTTAGGGATTGTGATGGGGGTTTTCTTAACATGCTGGTGTcctttctttgtctgcacagTCATGGATCCTTTCCTGGACTATACTATTCCACCCATCCTGAACGATGCATTGATTTGGTTTGGCTACTTGAATTCCACTTTAAATCCAATGGTTTATGCATTTTTCTATCCCTGGTTCAGAAGAGCACTGAAGATGATTCTATTTGgtaaaattttccaaaaagaTTCATCTAgatgtaaattatttttagaattaaatcCATAG